A single region of the Candidatus Chlorobium masyuteum genome encodes:
- a CDS encoding ABC transporter ATP-binding protein, which yields MHAESSDSGEPPAVLRISDLSKSYIMGEVQVDALKHVSLDFYAGELAVLLGASGSGKSTLLNIIGGLDTPSSGKLFFHGREITAATEAELTAYRRRSIGFVFQFYNLISSLSALENVQLVTEIAENPMKADEALRLVGLGDRLNHFPAQLSGGEQQRVAIARAVAKRPELLLCDEPTGALDFQTGKLVLDVIENVNRELGTTTLVITHNASIAGMADRVVRLRSGEVSEDRRNLTRVSPSELVW from the coding sequence ATGCACGCCGAAAGTTCTGATAGTGGTGAACCACCGGCGGTACTCCGCATCAGCGATCTTTCAAAATCATACATCATGGGAGAGGTGCAGGTCGATGCACTCAAACATGTCTCCCTTGATTTTTATGCCGGAGAGCTCGCAGTGCTGCTTGGCGCTTCCGGCAGTGGCAAATCAACCCTTCTCAACATTATCGGCGGTCTCGACACTCCCTCGTCAGGCAAACTGTTTTTTCATGGTCGTGAAATTACCGCCGCTACGGAAGCGGAGCTGACGGCCTACCGGCGACGCTCAATAGGCTTTGTTTTCCAGTTCTACAATCTGATTTCAAGCCTCTCCGCACTTGAAAACGTGCAACTGGTTACCGAGATTGCTGAAAATCCGATGAAGGCAGATGAGGCGCTTCGTCTGGTTGGGCTGGGTGACCGGCTGAACCATTTTCCCGCGCAGCTTTCCGGAGGGGAGCAGCAGCGGGTGGCTATTGCAAGGGCTGTAGCCAAGCGGCCGGAACTGCTTTTATGCGATGAGCCGACCGGAGCGCTTGATTTTCAGACCGGGAAGCTGGTTCTTGATGTCATTGAAAATGTCAACCGTGAACTCGGCACAACAACCCTTGTCATTACCCATAACGCATCCATCGCCGGTATGGCCGACCGTGTCGTTCGCCTTCGAAGCGGGGAGGTTTCCGAAGATCGCAGGAACCTGACCCGGGTATCCCCGTCGGAACTTGTCTGGTAG
- a CDS encoding ABC transporter permease, with product MKQLQRKLLRDLLRHKGQMLAVAAVVACGISVFVSMSSVKYSLEASRERYYSRFRFADVFLQVKSAPEFYRETVSRIQGVASVTTRITTDVTLDVPGLDEPATGRLVSIPEYRGTLVLNDVFLKKGRYIEPGKPEEVIASKPFLEANKLEPGDRIGAVINGHKKELLIVGMGLSPEYIYEVQPGAFFPDKRRFGVFWMSRKALESALDMTGGFNDLSLTLAHGASEKDVIMQLDNLFRRYGSLGAYGRSEQLSDRFIVDEIKQVGIQITFLPLVFLAVAVFLLNIVLRRIVATQRDQIAVLKAMGYSNEDVGLHYLGFALIPVAVGAVAGTALGAWLGRNLMNIYADFYNFAELVYYFRIEDVALSVILSFSAALFGALGAVRSAVMLPPAEAMRPDSPVIYKPGLFDREPLRHKMPVPVRIIVRNLERHQWKSALSVLMISLAVAILIAGRYTYDAVDRMVQVEFSRKHREDVTVIFNDPMPPSIAYNFASLDGVLEQEFYREEPVRMRFFHRSRRQSIKGLESAEGLQRLVDKSNRQVILPQTGILLTKTLAEILGVKPGERMQIEFLQGKQLHREVLVSGTIDEILGLSAYMNIAELNRLAGDGGALNAAYLRIDQLKGAQLNTTFKKMPKVAGIMMLKALKESFDELIARSMTTSTIILTSFACVLAFAVVYNGARISLSERARELSSLRVLGMTKGEISFILLGEQALLTLAAIPVGFLIGIALSALLARALSSELYRLPYVFSAYNFLFAFIVIVIVSFLSALAVKKRLTSLDLVEVLKTRE from the coding sequence ATGAAGCAACTTCAGAGAAAACTGCTGCGCGATCTATTGCGTCACAAAGGTCAGATGCTCGCTGTGGCGGCTGTTGTTGCTTGCGGTATCTCCGTGTTTGTCTCCATGAGCAGTGTGAAATATTCGCTTGAGGCCTCCCGTGAGCGCTACTACAGCCGATTTCGCTTTGCCGATGTGTTTCTGCAGGTCAAGAGCGCACCGGAATTTTATCGGGAGACGGTGAGCCGTATTCAGGGTGTAGCATCAGTCACAACCCGTATCACAACGGACGTCACGCTTGATGTTCCGGGTCTTGATGAGCCGGCAACCGGACGGCTGGTCTCAATTCCCGAGTATCGTGGAACACTTGTTCTGAACGATGTTTTTCTTAAAAAAGGACGCTACATTGAACCGGGAAAGCCTGAAGAGGTGATCGCCAGCAAGCCCTTTCTTGAAGCCAACAAGCTTGAGCCGGGCGACCGTATCGGTGCGGTGATTAACGGGCATAAAAAGGAGCTGCTCATCGTCGGTATGGGCCTCTCACCCGAATATATCTACGAGGTTCAGCCCGGGGCCTTTTTCCCTGACAAACGGCGGTTCGGCGTTTTCTGGATGAGCCGCAAGGCACTCGAATCTGCACTTGATATGACCGGAGGTTTCAATGACCTCTCGCTTACGCTGGCTCATGGAGCATCGGAAAAAGATGTTATCATGCAGCTCGACAACCTTTTCCGGCGATATGGTTCCCTCGGGGCATACGGGAGGAGCGAACAGCTCTCCGACCGCTTCATTGTCGACGAAATCAAGCAGGTCGGCATCCAGATAACCTTTCTTCCCCTGGTTTTTCTTGCTGTTGCCGTATTTCTGCTCAACATTGTGCTTCGTCGCATCGTCGCCACCCAGCGTGACCAGATAGCTGTGCTCAAAGCAATGGGGTACTCAAATGAAGATGTCGGTCTGCACTACCTCGGTTTTGCCCTGATTCCTGTTGCTGTTGGTGCCGTTGCCGGCACAGCTCTCGGTGCCTGGCTCGGCCGTAATCTGATGAACATCTATGCTGATTTCTATAATTTTGCCGAACTGGTCTATTACTTCCGAATCGAGGATGTGGCCCTTTCGGTCATTCTGAGCTTCAGCGCGGCTCTTTTCGGTGCACTTGGTGCAGTCCGCAGTGCCGTCATGCTGCCTCCGGCCGAAGCGATGCGTCCCGACTCTCCGGTTATCTACAAACCGGGTCTCTTTGACCGTGAACCGCTTCGTCATAAAATGCCGGTACCGGTCAGGATTATTGTCCGGAACCTTGAGCGGCATCAATGGAAATCAGCGCTGTCGGTGCTCATGATCTCTCTTGCCGTTGCCATTCTTATTGCCGGTCGTTACACCTACGATGCGGTCGACAGGATGGTTCAGGTGGAGTTCAGCCGGAAACACCGCGAGGATGTTACGGTTATTTTCAATGATCCCATGCCCCCTTCCATAGCCTATAATTTTGCATCCCTGGACGGAGTTCTTGAACAGGAGTTCTACCGTGAAGAACCGGTCAGGATGCGTTTTTTTCATCGATCCCGCCGTCAGTCCATCAAGGGTCTGGAGTCGGCAGAGGGGTTGCAGCGGCTGGTTGACAAATCAAACCGGCAGGTCATCCTCCCGCAAACCGGCATACTCCTGACCAAAACCCTCGCGGAGATTCTCGGCGTAAAGCCGGGAGAGAGGATGCAGATTGAGTTTCTGCAGGGAAAACAGCTCCATCGGGAGGTTCTTGTCAGCGGCACTATCGATGAGATACTCGGCCTTTCAGCGTACATGAACATTGCGGAGCTGAACCGGCTTGCAGGAGACGGAGGTGCCCTGAATGCCGCATATCTGCGGATCGATCAGTTAAAGGGAGCGCAACTCAATACCACCTTTAAAAAAATGCCAAAAGTTGCCGGCATCATGATGCTCAAAGCGCTCAAAGAGAGTTTCGATGAGCTGATAGCAAGAAGTATGACCACCTCCACGATTATTCTTACCTCATTTGCCTGTGTGCTTGCCTTTGCCGTGGTCTACAACGGAGCGCGTATTTCGCTTTCCGAACGGGCACGTGAACTCTCAAGCCTGCGGGTGCTCGGCATGACCAAAGGCGAGATATCGTTTATTCTGCTCGGCGAACAGGCACTTCTTACTCTTGCCGCCATACCGGTCGGTTTTCTGATCGGTATAGCGCTCTCCGCACTTCTTGCCCGTGCGCTCAGTTCCGAGCTCTACCGGCTTCCTTATGTTTTCAGCGCCTATAACTTTCTGTTTGCTTTTATTGTTATCGTCATTGTTTCGTTTCTCTCCGCTCTTGCGGTAAAAAAACGACTGACATCGCTCGACCTTGTAGAGGTATTAAAAACAAGAGAATAG
- a CDS encoding iron-containing alcohol dehydrogenase, giving the protein MSEQDFSLLPLPAIHFGAGRFSSLAQHIAPFGRTILVVTGSHALRHSGHLSELIESLQQSGLRVHHLAVDREPSPELVNHAVSRFRDCSVDAVLAIGGGSVLDAGKAISAMLLQTLPVELFIEGQEAFTAHDGRKVPFIAVPTTSGTGSEVTNNAVISRVGAGGFKRSLRHRAFVPDVALIDPELMLTLPEEMTAASGMDACTQLIEAFTSPFASPYTDALACSGLERFSRSFPGVCTDRALDSSARGDIAWAALLSGIVLANAGLGVVHGFASSVGGLVNIPHGTLCATLLLEATRENIAALRLVDPGHPVLHKYARAGALLSGSAHGDVHSGCEKLLERLEAWQEQLRFPRLSRYGLESLDIDHIVSITRCKSNAVQLDEAAMKRILLKRI; this is encoded by the coding sequence ATGAGTGAACAGGATTTTTCTCTTCTTCCGCTTCCGGCCATTCACTTTGGAGCGGGCCGGTTTTCTTCGCTTGCTCAGCATATCGCTCCATTCGGCAGAACAATTCTGGTTGTTACCGGCTCGCATGCTCTCCGGCACTCCGGTCATTTGAGTGAGCTCATTGAAAGCCTTCAGCAGAGCGGGTTGAGGGTACACCATCTTGCTGTTGATCGGGAGCCATCTCCTGAACTGGTCAACCATGCGGTTTCCAGATTCAGGGACTGTTCCGTGGACGCTGTTCTTGCCATCGGGGGTGGCAGTGTTCTGGATGCAGGAAAGGCAATTTCGGCAATGCTGCTCCAGACTCTTCCGGTTGAGCTGTTCATAGAGGGGCAGGAGGCCTTTACCGCTCATGACGGCAGGAAGGTTCCCTTTATAGCCGTTCCCACAACCTCCGGCACCGGCAGCGAAGTAACCAATAATGCCGTAATCAGCAGGGTCGGAGCCGGAGGCTTCAAACGCTCCCTTCGCCACAGGGCGTTTGTACCCGATGTTGCCCTGATCGATCCGGAACTCATGCTCACACTCCCGGAAGAGATGACCGCCGCGTCAGGAATGGATGCCTGCACCCAGCTGATTGAAGCATTTACATCGCCATTTGCCTCACCATACACCGATGCCCTGGCATGCAGCGGTCTCGAACGGTTCAGCCGGTCATTTCCGGGAGTTTGCACTGATCGCGCTCTTGATAGCAGTGCAAGGGGAGATATCGCCTGGGCAGCCCTCCTCTCCGGTATCGTGCTTGCCAATGCCGGTCTGGGAGTTGTGCACGGATTTGCTTCATCGGTAGGCGGACTTGTCAACATACCGCACGGCACTCTCTGTGCAACACTTCTTCTTGAGGCAACCAGAGAGAATATTGCCGCCCTGCGTCTGGTTGATCCCGGCCATCCTGTTCTGCATAAATATGCCAGAGCGGGAGCCCTGCTCTCAGGTTCTGCACATGGTGACGTTCATTCCGGATGTGAAAAGCTGCTTGAGAGACTTGAGGCCTGGCAGGAGCAGCTCCGCTTTCCTCGCCTGAGTCGTTACGGTCTGGAGAGCCTTGATATTGATCATATTGTCAGTATCACCCGATGCAAGAGCAATGCCGTACAGCTTGATGAGGCGGCAATGAAGCGGATTCTCTTAAAACGCATCTGA
- a CDS encoding efflux RND transporter periplasmic adaptor subunit yields MTLSKTQRIAGLSLASVALILFFVFRPSPLPVDTAVVRRGALQVTLDGEGVTRVNDRYVLAAPVTGKLLRMTIQEGDSVRKGSVLASLLPPELDSRAGQEVAAKAEAARAVFVEANARHRRALLTREQADRRAVRYRNLKQEGAVSLEAAELAASEAAIARKEAEAAGAAATAARYSLNALQTFTSSQISGKPLAVISPADGRVLRIHEKSERLITAGSPIVDIGDPSAIEIVIDVLSSDATKVRPGNRVVITAWGGRKDLQGVVKSIEPAAYTKVSALGIEEKRVNIVALLNAYEPLLGDNFRVQAEIVLSEANNVLQVPVSALFRGKDEWHLFVIDGGKAVEKAVRIGMRGTYQAELLSGLREGEQVVVHPTNELRDGMRVKIQE; encoded by the coding sequence ATGACCTTATCGAAAACACAGAGAATTGCAGGGCTCTCGCTTGCTTCGGTTGCTCTCATCCTTTTTTTTGTATTCAGACCCTCTCCGCTTCCCGTTGATACCGCGGTTGTCCGTCGCGGAGCCCTGCAGGTGACGCTTGACGGTGAAGGTGTGACGCGCGTAAACGACCGGTATGTTCTTGCCGCTCCGGTAACCGGAAAGCTTTTGAGAATGACCATCCAGGAGGGCGACAGTGTCCGCAAAGGCAGTGTGCTTGCCTCACTTCTTCCGCCCGAACTTGACTCAAGAGCCGGGCAGGAAGTGGCGGCAAAAGCCGAAGCCGCCCGTGCTGTATTTGTTGAAGCGAATGCACGTCACCGTCGTGCTTTGCTCACTCGTGAACAGGCAGACCGCCGCGCTGTGCGTTACCGGAACCTCAAGCAGGAGGGTGCCGTTTCACTTGAAGCCGCTGAACTTGCTGCGAGTGAGGCGGCAATTGCCCGCAAAGAGGCCGAAGCCGCCGGAGCGGCAGCAACAGCTGCCCGTTACAGCCTAAATGCGCTTCAGACTTTTACCAGCAGTCAGATATCAGGAAAGCCTTTGGCGGTGATCTCACCTGCTGATGGACGGGTACTGCGAATCCATGAAAAGAGTGAGAGGCTCATCACTGCCGGATCTCCGATTGTCGATATCGGCGACCCTTCGGCAATCGAAATTGTCATTGACGTGCTCTCAAGTGATGCCACAAAGGTGCGTCCCGGAAACCGTGTTGTGATTACCGCATGGGGTGGCCGGAAGGATCTGCAGGGAGTGGTGAAAAGCATAGAACCTGCGGCATACACCAAAGTCTCTGCACTCGGCATCGAGGAGAAACGGGTCAATATTGTAGCACTCCTGAATGCGTATGAACCGCTTCTCGGCGATAATTTCCGTGTTCAGGCGGAGATTGTTCTCAGTGAAGCAAATAATGTGCTCCAGGTGCCTGTAAGCGCCCTTTTCAGGGGAAAGGATGAGTGGCACCTCTTCGTCATTGATGGAGGCAAAGCTGTCGAGAAGGCCGTCAGGATCGGCATGCGTGGGACCTATCAGGCCGAGCTGCTCTCCGGGCTCAGGGAGGGGGAGCAGGTCGTTGTGCATCCCACCAATGAACTTCGTGACGGCATGAGGGTAAAGATCCAGGAGTAG
- a CDS encoding SET domain-containing protein-lysine N-methyltransferase yields the protein MKHNVTIGASSVSGRGAFASKKIMDGAVIERCPALEVTDKDIGGELLNYVFYGSRENSRLVVMGNGMLFNHSFTPNVAYYLEQTDIGPEMILYALRDIEKGEELFYNYGDEWWATRQVST from the coding sequence ATGAAGCACAATGTTACCATTGGAGCCTCAAGCGTCAGCGGACGGGGTGCGTTTGCTTCTAAAAAGATTATGGATGGTGCGGTGATTGAGCGCTGCCCGGCACTTGAGGTAACGGACAAAGATATCGGTGGAGAGCTTCTGAACTACGTATTCTACGGGAGCCGGGAGAACTCACGCCTCGTGGTGATGGGTAACGGTATGCTTTTTAACCACTCGTTCACACCCAATGTTGCCTACTATCTGGAGCAGACCGATATTGGACCTGAAATGATACTTTATGCACTGCGCGATATTGAAAAGGGTGAGGAGCTCTTTTACAATTACGGCGACGAGTGGTGGGCAACCCGTCAGGTATCAACGTAA
- the cobS gene encoding adenosylcobinamide-GDP ribazoletransferase — MLSAFVSALRTLTVFSVPGRDTDSFSNTLFWFPVVGLLLGVLQALLGYAGHLSGWNELAAALVVFGGVILTRGMHLDGLADLSDGFWGGRTRESALRIMKDPNVGSFGSIALSMLLLLKWIAVLKLVEFGAFTFIAAGVLLARLMQVGLASLLPYARSEGGTAQAFVTGAGWMHILVALLLTLLFLFPLLHQDMLALLALLAAAIAAGGMTGLLSYKKIQGVTGDVLGAASELTELFVWISAALYLLLSGNG; from the coding sequence ATGTTGAGCGCTTTTGTTTCAGCCCTCAGAACACTGACGGTTTTTTCTGTTCCCGGACGCGATACCGACAGCTTCAGCAACACCCTTTTCTGGTTTCCCGTTGTCGGGCTTCTGCTCGGTGTGCTGCAGGCGCTGCTCGGCTATGCAGGCCATCTCTCTGGATGGAATGAACTCGCGGCCGCACTTGTCGTGTTCGGTGGAGTTATTCTGACCAGAGGGATGCATCTTGACGGGCTTGCCGATCTCTCGGACGGCTTCTGGGGCGGCCGAACCAGAGAGTCGGCATTGAGGATCATGAAGGATCCGAATGTCGGTTCCTTTGGCTCCATTGCGCTCTCTATGCTTCTGCTTCTCAAATGGATTGCCGTGCTTAAACTCGTTGAGTTCGGAGCCTTCACCTTTATTGCTGCAGGAGTGCTCCTTGCCCGTCTGATGCAGGTGGGTCTGGCTTCGCTGCTCCCTTATGCCCGCAGTGAGGGCGGCACAGCCCAGGCTTTTGTGACCGGTGCCGGATGGATGCATATTTTAGTCGCACTGCTGCTTACCCTTCTTTTTCTTTTCCCGCTTCTCCATCAGGATATGCTTGCGCTGCTTGCCTTGCTTGCAGCCGCAATTGCGGCAGGGGGGATGACCGGCCTATTGAGCTATAAAAAAATCCAGGGGGTTACGGGCGATGTGCTGGGAGCCGCCAGCGAGTTGACCGAGCTTTTTGTCTGGATTTCGGCGGCACTCTACCTGCTGTTGAGTGGAAACGGGTGA